Proteins from one Rosa chinensis cultivar Old Blush chromosome 7, RchiOBHm-V2, whole genome shotgun sequence genomic window:
- the LOC112175414 gene encoding uncharacterized protein LOC112175414, producing the protein MSAEVAMEQYITLLSESVPWWMQDVHGDFADPQVHETVTTYLDTLIQNQSNAAGVRINRLCELSFFNKVRVSGIPDYLQFLGCDCRHLGDDIVHKSSAAGIKCR; encoded by the exons ATGAGTGCAGAGGTAGCAATGGAGCAGTACATCACTCTTCTTTCAGAAAGTGTTCCTTGGTGGATGCAAGATGTTCATGGT GACTTTGCAGATCCCCAAGTACATGAGACGGTAACTACTTATCTGGACACATTGATTCAAAACCAATCAAACGCTGCAGGTGTAAG GATTAACAGACTCTGCGAGTTGTCTTTCTTTAATAAG GTTAGAGTATCTGGTATCCCAGATTATCTCCAATTTCTTGGCTGTGATTGCAGACATCTTGGAGATGACATAG TTCATAAGAGTTCTGCAGCAGGAATTAAATGCCGTTGA